A portion of the Brockia lithotrophica genome contains these proteins:
- a CDS encoding GTP-binding protein EngA codes for MGGTVAIVGRPNVGKSTLFNRLIGERRAIVEDVPGVTRDRLYGEAEWFARRFWVVDTGGLDLEAREEIPAAIRRQVLAALDEADLVLFVVSAQEGITPADESIAQLLRKSGKPALLVVNKVDAPAHELLVPEFYRLGLSDPIAVSAAHGKGIAALVEAVLSRLPQEEGGEGVGDDAIRVAIVGRPNVGKSSLVNAILGEERVVVTDVPGTTRDAVDVPFRTPEAEFVLVDTAGLRRPGRVGQGTEYYSTLRTLRALERAHVAVLVLDATEGIVEQDRRIAGYAWERRRAVVVAFNKWDAVERDPQLSVRYEKEVRRDLYFLANPPVLYISALTGRKVSRLLEEVRAAAERFRFWIDPEELDALFRDAVLLTPPPSVGGKRPRLYRMRQVLTGPPKFVVEVDDPSLVTSGYLGYLENRLREVHPLPGVPIRIEAERYAARRRTPSGSA; via the coding sequence GTGGGCGGTACCGTTGCCATCGTAGGGAGGCCGAACGTCGGGAAGTCCACCCTCTTCAACCGCCTGATCGGCGAGCGCCGGGCGATCGTCGAGGACGTTCCCGGGGTGACGCGGGATCGCCTCTACGGAGAGGCGGAGTGGTTTGCGCGTCGGTTTTGGGTGGTAGACACGGGAGGGCTCGACCTCGAGGCGCGGGAGGAAATTCCCGCGGCGATCCGCCGCCAGGTGCTCGCCGCCCTCGACGAGGCCGACCTCGTCCTCTTCGTGGTCTCCGCCCAAGAGGGGATCACGCCGGCCGACGAATCGATCGCCCAGCTCTTGCGGAAATCCGGAAAGCCCGCCCTCCTCGTGGTGAACAAGGTGGACGCGCCGGCGCACGAGCTCCTCGTTCCCGAATTTTATCGCCTCGGCCTCTCCGACCCCATCGCCGTCTCCGCCGCGCACGGAAAGGGAATCGCCGCGCTCGTGGAGGCCGTCCTCTCCCGCTTGCCGCAGGAGGAAGGGGGAGAGGGGGTCGGCGACGACGCGATTCGCGTGGCGATCGTCGGGCGTCCGAACGTCGGGAAGTCCTCCCTCGTGAACGCGATTCTCGGCGAGGAGCGCGTAGTCGTGACGGACGTCCCGGGTACGACGCGGGACGCCGTGGACGTCCCCTTCCGGACGCCCGAGGCCGAGTTTGTACTCGTAGACACGGCGGGACTCCGACGCCCGGGACGCGTCGGGCAGGGAACGGAGTACTACAGCACCTTGCGGACGCTTCGCGCCCTCGAACGCGCCCACGTCGCCGTCCTCGTCCTCGACGCTACGGAGGGAATCGTCGAACAGGACCGCCGCATCGCCGGCTACGCCTGGGAACGGAGACGGGCGGTAGTCGTCGCCTTCAACAAGTGGGACGCCGTGGAGCGCGATCCTCAGCTCTCCGTGCGCTACGAAAAGGAGGTCCGCCGCGACCTGTACTTCCTCGCCAATCCCCCGGTCCTCTACATCTCGGCCCTCACGGGTCGCAAGGTTTCCCGCCTCCTCGAAGAGGTGCGCGCCGCGGCGGAACGCTTCCGCTTCTGGATCGATCCGGAAGAGCTCGATGCGCTTTTCCGCGACGCCGTGCTCCTCACGCCCCCGCCATCCGTGGGGGGGAAGAGGCCCCGTCTGTACCGGATGCGCCAGGTCCTCACGGGGCCGCCGAAGTTCGTCGTGGAGGTCGACGACCCTTCTCTGGTAACTTCCGGTTACCTCGGCTATCTGGAAAACCGCCTGCGCGAAGTTCACCCCCTGCCGGGTGTCCCGATTCGCATCGAAGCCGAACGCTACGCCGCGCGGCGCCGTACCCCGTCGGGATCTGCCTGA
- a CDS encoding SSU ribosomal protein S1p produces MSFGQEGFGGNLHVGEVVEGVVTRVEAKHATVDLGDGREAILPIREVSALHIESVSDVLRVGDRVRVEVVKVDPVKQEIVVSKRAVDAREAWQRLADLFDRDETFEVTIFDAVKGGLVADVGLRGFIPASQVGERYVEDLSIYKGKRLPVKVLELDPEQNRVILSHRIVVEEEKERRREEALARLVEGEILEGTVVRIVDFGAFVDLGGVDGLVHVSELSWDPVDDPRQVVKEGDRVRVKVLKVDRDAGRISLSLRETQPGPWDTIAERFHEGEVVEGVVKRLAPFGAFVEIVPGVEGLVHVSQVARRRVSTPHEVLHEGDRVRVKILSISPEERRISLSIREAEGEPVSGGGRRGRGEREANAAQDKDESLEVSIRDLIQEDLRDKLF; encoded by the coding sequence ATGAGCTTCGGGCAGGAAGGTTTCGGCGGAAACCTCCACGTGGGCGAAGTGGTGGAAGGCGTGGTGACCCGTGTCGAGGCGAAGCACGCGACGGTGGACTTGGGCGACGGGCGGGAGGCGATCCTTCCCATCCGCGAGGTGAGCGCGCTCCACATCGAGAGCGTCTCGGATGTCCTTCGCGTGGGCGACCGCGTGCGCGTCGAGGTGGTGAAGGTCGATCCCGTCAAGCAGGAAATCGTGGTCTCCAAGCGAGCGGTGGACGCGCGGGAAGCGTGGCAGAGGTTGGCAGACCTCTTCGACCGCGACGAGACGTTCGAGGTGACGATCTTCGATGCGGTGAAGGGAGGGCTTGTGGCGGACGTCGGTCTCCGGGGCTTCATTCCCGCCTCCCAGGTGGGCGAACGGTACGTGGAGGACTTGAGCATCTACAAGGGGAAGCGCCTCCCCGTCAAGGTGCTCGAGCTCGATCCGGAGCAAAACCGCGTGATCCTCTCGCACCGCATCGTCGTGGAGGAAGAAAAGGAGCGCAGGCGGGAGGAAGCGCTCGCGCGCCTGGTAGAAGGGGAGATCCTCGAAGGAACGGTCGTGCGCATCGTGGACTTCGGGGCCTTCGTCGATCTGGGCGGCGTCGACGGACTCGTCCACGTGTCGGAGCTCTCCTGGGATCCCGTAGACGACCCGCGGCAGGTGGTGAAGGAGGGCGACCGCGTGCGCGTGAAGGTGCTCAAGGTGGACCGCGATGCCGGTCGCATCAGCCTGAGCCTGCGCGAGACCCAGCCCGGACCCTGGGACACGATTGCGGAACGTTTCCACGAGGGAGAAGTCGTAGAAGGCGTCGTGAAGCGCCTTGCACCCTTCGGGGCGTTCGTCGAGATCGTCCCCGGAGTCGAGGGTCTCGTCCACGTTTCCCAGGTGGCGCGTCGGCGCGTGTCCACGCCGCACGAAGTGCTGCACGAGGGAGACCGCGTGCGGGTTAAGATCCTCTCCATCTCCCCCGAAGAGCGGCGGATCAGCCTGAGCATCCGCGAGGCGGAGGGCGAACCCGTCTCCGGAGGCGGCCGCCGCGGCCGGGGCGAGCGGGAGGCCAACGCCGCGCAGGACAAGGACGAGAGCCTGGAGGTATCCATCCGCGACCTCATCCAGGAGGACCTGCGCGATAAGCTCTTTTGA
- a CDS encoding Cytidylate kinase — MARRLAERLGAYYVDTGAMYRALTLKALERGVPVDDEASLVALLGETVVAFGGPNAEGVPTVLLDERDVTQEIRSPRVSGSVSAVARHPGVRAELVRRQRQLALHYLSTGRMVVMDGRDIGTVVLPEARVKVFLTASLDERARRRHEELARRGERPTYGETLERLRERDRKDAEREVAPLRKAEDAVEIDTTGKSVEEVVEAIVRLVEERLLNSVQGRKEEYR, encoded by the coding sequence GTGGCGCGTCGCCTCGCGGAGCGTCTTGGCGCCTACTACGTGGACACGGGTGCGATGTACCGGGCGCTCACCCTCAAGGCGCTGGAGCGCGGCGTACCCGTAGACGACGAGGCGTCCCTCGTCGCCCTCCTCGGGGAGACCGTGGTCGCCTTCGGAGGGCCGAACGCCGAGGGCGTTCCCACCGTGCTTTTGGATGAACGCGACGTCACGCAGGAGATCCGCTCGCCTCGCGTTTCCGGTTCCGTCTCCGCGGTCGCCCGCCACCCCGGTGTGCGCGCCGAGCTCGTGCGCCGCCAGCGTCAGCTGGCGCTGCACTACTTATCGACCGGGCGCATGGTCGTCATGGACGGGCGCGACATCGGAACGGTGGTGCTGCCGGAAGCGAGGGTGAAGGTGTTTCTCACGGCTTCTCTCGACGAACGGGCTCGCCGGCGCCACGAAGAACTCGCGCGGCGGGGGGAGCGTCCGACCTACGGGGAAACCCTGGAACGTCTCAGGGAACGCGACCGGAAGGATGCCGAACGCGAGGTTGCTCCTCTCCGCAAAGCGGAAGACGCCGTGGAGATCGACACGACGGGGAAGTCGGTGGAAGAGGTCGTGGAGGCGATTGTCCGTCTGGTCGAGGAGCGCCTACTCAATTCGGTTCAGGGCCGCAAGGAGGAGTATCGATGA
- a CDS encoding Spore germination protein YpeB, with the protein MGTLGSRIALFVLSGLLVVSLYWGYRETQEKNAVLLKAENQYQRAFYDLLSHLEGIERSLAVLRTSRDGGYSTAKLFELKEHADAARGDLSRLPLTLLPASELEEFLGNVSRFAFLAATEGDASDDGRAQRVEALAREAKALREELENLGTKIAEHKIRWMDVEMSLALSEAEGNPVVDGLRKISDGLKGDPPFPDGTLPPLDGERLRMGLREAARGNPVSEAQAREALAKAFGLSSSDVRHAEVHRVEDDVVLFDVALVPQNPREGEIYTGEVLERGGEIVWFRHVRPFGAPRLTYEQGAVKAERDLYAHGLHGFVLADGRTGDGFAVYRFVPVQGDVLLFPDAVRVWVALDDGSVVGLDRSSYLAFHRPRDIPAPKLAAEEARRAAEARGKLVDPPRLAVTHDSAGREVLTYTFIVEAGETPYRVFLNAFDGTEEHVELLGRPQEG; encoded by the coding sequence GTGGGGACCTTGGGATCGCGCATCGCGCTCTTCGTCTTGAGCGGACTCCTCGTGGTCTCCCTCTATTGGGGGTACCGGGAGACGCAGGAAAAAAACGCCGTGCTCCTTAAGGCGGAAAATCAGTACCAGCGCGCCTTTTACGATTTGCTCTCCCACCTGGAGGGAATCGAGCGGTCGTTGGCCGTACTTCGCACTTCCCGCGACGGCGGGTACTCCACGGCCAAGCTCTTCGAGCTCAAAGAACACGCCGATGCAGCACGAGGGGACCTCTCCCGACTCCCCCTCACCCTCCTCCCCGCCTCGGAGCTCGAGGAATTTTTGGGAAACGTGTCTCGCTTTGCCTTCCTCGCCGCGACGGAGGGGGATGCGTCGGACGACGGTCGTGCGCAGCGCGTCGAGGCGCTCGCCCGGGAGGCTAAGGCGTTACGGGAAGAGCTCGAAAACCTGGGGACGAAAATCGCCGAACACAAGATCCGCTGGATGGACGTGGAGATGTCCCTCGCCCTTTCGGAGGCCGAGGGGAATCCCGTCGTGGATGGGCTGCGCAAGATCTCCGACGGGCTGAAGGGCGATCCTCCCTTCCCCGACGGGACGCTCCCCCCTCTGGACGGCGAACGCCTGCGAATGGGTCTTAGGGAAGCGGCCCGCGGAAACCCCGTGTCCGAAGCCCAGGCGCGGGAGGCTTTGGCAAAGGCCTTCGGGTTGTCCTCCTCGGACGTGCGGCACGCCGAGGTCCACCGGGTGGAGGACGACGTCGTCCTGTTCGATGTCGCGCTCGTGCCGCAGAATCCGCGCGAGGGAGAGATCTACACGGGGGAAGTTCTCGAGCGCGGCGGGGAAATCGTGTGGTTCCGGCACGTGAGGCCGTTCGGCGCTCCCCGCCTCACCTACGAACAGGGAGCGGTGAAGGCCGAACGGGACCTCTACGCCCACGGGTTGCACGGGTTCGTCCTCGCCGACGGAAGGACGGGCGACGGCTTTGCCGTATACCGCTTTGTACCCGTGCAGGGAGACGTGCTCCTCTTTCCCGACGCCGTCCGCGTGTGGGTGGCCCTCGACGACGGCTCCGTCGTCGGGCTAGATCGCTCCTCCTACCTCGCCTTTCATCGCCCGCGCGACATCCCCGCTCCCAAGCTCGCCGCCGAAGAGGCCCGCCGCGCGGCGGAAGCCCGCGGCAAGCTAGTGGATCCGCCGCGCCTCGCGGTCACCCACGACAGCGCCGGTCGGGAGGTGCTCACCTACACCTTCATCGTAGAGGCCGGCGAGACGCCGTACCGGGTCTTCCTCAACGCCTTCGACGGCACGGAAGAACACGTGGAGCTCTTAGGTCGGCCGCAAGAAGGGTGA
- a CDS encoding Integral membrane protein TerC, with protein sequence MLPFAEAEGVAGFEDPAFWAAALGIVLLDLVLAGDNALVIALAAREVPVHGRRRVIFVGTFLAVILRILFAFLAVLLLRLPALRAVGGILLVWIAYRFLRHEAERRKKARGKRTGEEHPEGAEENAPVGGQSERAAIGTAAAAIAARTMAQAVRRIALADTIMSLDNVLAIAAVARSEPVLLVFGLALSVPLMIWGSTLIAGLMDRFPILVDVGGAVLLWSAAHMVLEDPLTGPLFSTSWARWGFVLLVLVGTFLLAYLPRIRER encoded by the coding sequence ATGCTCCCCTTTGCGGAGGCGGAAGGAGTTGCGGGCTTCGAGGACCCCGCGTTTTGGGCCGCCGCCCTGGGCATCGTCCTCCTCGACCTCGTGCTCGCTGGCGACAACGCCCTCGTGATCGCCCTGGCCGCGCGGGAAGTCCCCGTACACGGGCGGAGGCGGGTGATCTTTGTCGGAACGTTCCTCGCCGTGATCCTCCGGATCCTCTTTGCCTTCCTGGCGGTACTCCTCCTTCGCCTTCCCGCCCTTCGGGCCGTGGGGGGGATCCTCCTCGTGTGGATCGCCTACCGCTTCCTCCGCCACGAAGCGGAGCGGCGAAAAAAGGCGCGGGGGAAGCGCACCGGAGAGGAACATCCGGAAGGCGCAGAAGAAAACGCGCCGGTAGGCGGCCAAAGCGAGCGGGCGGCGATCGGGACTGCCGCCGCGGCGATCGCCGCGCGCACGATGGCGCAGGCCGTTCGGCGCATCGCCCTCGCCGACACGATCATGAGTCTGGACAACGTGCTCGCCATCGCCGCCGTGGCGCGAAGCGAACCGGTCCTTCTCGTATTCGGCCTCGCGTTGAGCGTTCCCCTCATGATCTGGGGGAGCACGCTCATCGCGGGACTCATGGACCGCTTCCCCATCCTCGTGGACGTGGGAGGTGCGGTCCTCCTCTGGAGCGCCGCCCACATGGTCCTCGAGGACCCGCTGACCGGCCCGTTGTTCTCCACGTCATGGGCGCGCTGGGGGTTCGTCCTCCTCGTCCTCGTGGGGACTTTCCTCCTCGCCTACCTCCCCCGGATCCGGGAGAGGTAG
- a CDS encoding Taurine transport system permease protein TauC, protein MSLRAPVRLFVAFGVLFGLWWGIAMLLHNPVFPPPPVAFRGFLRLWEEGLVHHVGASLKRVGVATAWAVLMALPLGLFLGTHPRWDERIAPYVYLTYPIPKTALMPVFFLLLGLGDLSKEAILFLILFYQLLIVVRDAARTVDPAYVLSVRALGARPWDLYRHVYLPAALPALLTALRVNTGIALSVLFLVETYATEEGLGYLIQRAQSRYAYGEIFAVVALFGFLGLILYVFLDVLEALWAPWARRRKEGELVWTEER, encoded by the coding sequence TTGAGCCTCCGCGCGCCGGTGCGACTGTTCGTCGCCTTCGGCGTACTCTTCGGCCTCTGGTGGGGGATCGCCATGCTCCTCCACAACCCCGTCTTTCCTCCGCCACCGGTCGCTTTTCGGGGCTTTTTGCGCCTGTGGGAGGAGGGGCTCGTCCACCACGTAGGGGCGAGCCTCAAGCGGGTAGGGGTGGCGACCGCCTGGGCCGTCCTCATGGCCCTGCCCCTGGGCCTCTTCCTCGGCACGCACCCGAGGTGGGACGAGCGGATCGCCCCCTACGTCTACCTCACGTACCCGATTCCCAAGACGGCGCTCATGCCCGTGTTTTTCCTCCTCTTGGGTCTTGGCGATCTGTCGAAAGAGGCGATCCTCTTCCTCATTCTCTTCTATCAGCTCCTCATCGTCGTCCGGGACGCGGCGCGCACCGTGGATCCCGCCTACGTTCTCTCCGTGCGCGCCCTCGGCGCGCGGCCGTGGGACCTCTACCGCCACGTGTACCTCCCCGCTGCGCTGCCCGCGCTTCTTACGGCCCTCCGCGTGAATACGGGGATCGCCCTTTCCGTGCTCTTCCTCGTCGAAACGTACGCCACGGAGGAAGGACTCGGCTATTTGATCCAGCGGGCGCAGTCGCGCTACGCCTACGGGGAGATCTTTGCCGTCGTCGCCCTTTTCGGATTTTTGGGGTTGATCTTATACGTGTTTCTCGACGTCCTCGAAGCCCTTTGGGCGCCTTGGGCGCGGCGGCGAAAGGAGGGCGAACTCGTGTGGACGGAGGAACGCTAG
- a CDS encoding Alkanesulfonates ABC transporter ATP-binding protein (Alkanesulfonates ABC transporter ATP-binding protein / Sulfonate ABC transporter, ATP-binding subunit SsuB) — protein sequence MSADLLLEVRGLRAAYRGPRGSVLALDGVDLDVRRGEIAVLLGPSGSGKSTLLHLLAGLGGEYTGSIVYRAPEFDPRRDVALVLQSDALLPWKTVEDNVALGLLFRRVPREEIRARVHAVLAEVGLQGLGHRRPYELSGGQRARVALARALVTLPRLLLLDEPFSSLDALTREAMQAFLLRMHAEYGFTALLVTHDIEEAVRLGSRIFLFTPQPGRVAHVWENPVHGGKEGARLAAEIRVRLREVMAG from the coding sequence ATGAGCGCGGATCTCCTCCTCGAAGTGCGCGGCCTCCGCGCCGCGTACCGCGGTCCCAGGGGAAGCGTCCTCGCCCTGGACGGCGTGGACCTCGACGTGCGCCGCGGGGAGATCGCCGTCCTCCTCGGGCCTTCGGGGTCGGGAAAGAGCACGCTCCTCCACCTCCTCGCCGGGCTCGGCGGGGAGTACACGGGGAGCATCGTCTACCGCGCTCCCGAATTCGATCCGCGGCGCGACGTAGCGCTCGTCCTCCAGAGCGACGCCCTCCTCCCTTGGAAAACCGTAGAAGACAACGTCGCTCTGGGGCTTCTCTTTCGTAGGGTACCCCGGGAGGAAATTCGCGCCCGCGTCCACGCGGTTCTGGCGGAAGTCGGGCTCCAAGGCCTCGGCCATCGCAGGCCCTACGAACTCTCCGGAGGGCAGCGGGCCCGTGTGGCCCTCGCCCGCGCCCTCGTCACCTTGCCCCGGCTCCTCCTCTTGGACGAGCCCTTTTCCTCCCTCGACGCACTCACCCGTGAGGCGATGCAGGCCTTTCTCCTCCGGATGCACGCGGAATACGGGTTTACGGCCCTTCTCGTCACCCACGACATCGAGGAGGCGGTCCGCCTCGGAAGTCGGATCTTTCTCTTCACGCCCCAGCCGGGGAGGGTGGCACACGTGTGGGAGAACCCCGTGCACGGCGGAAAAGAAGGGGCGCGCCTCGCCGCGGAGATCCGCGTTCGCCTGCGGGAGGTGATGGCGGGTTGA
- a CDS encoding putative thiamine biosynthesis protein, producing the protein MADVRRRPALCGKKSRHEDEDVRFTIPQKKLGEGDKGAIGYMGGKHSGRLRRLAVVVFAWLLASAFWGAGCARQAPASPSAGGGEASPASPAPADVRPPAGENRLAVRVGILPTIDAFPLVVAERTGAFTRRGIEVTLVPFQSASERDSAFLAGQIDGMVSDLVAASLLRGSGKDVRVTVALMEASPETRTFALLGSPRVAWPDPLTPEALRGRQVAMSQNSVVEYVGDRFLERLGVAPREVVKSWVPKMPDRMTMLAEGNVDAAVLPEPLATLAERRGARVLVDDRGNNLTHAVLVFSGPFLAENSRAMEGFFAALREAVDTLNASPERYRRDFVESARVPQELEATYTVPRFPLPAPPPRQEIEDVLAWLRGKDLLSTEVTPDMLLAPGFGSR; encoded by the coding sequence GTGGCGGACGTGCGCCGACGTCCCGCGCTCTGCGGCAAAAAATCACGGCACGAGGACGAGGACGTACGGTTCACAATTCCCCAAAAGAAGCTCGGAGAAGGGGACAAGGGGGCGATTGGCTACATGGGCGGAAAGCATTCCGGGCGGCTGCGGAGACTGGCGGTAGTTGTCTTCGCCTGGCTTCTTGCAAGCGCATTTTGGGGCGCCGGCTGCGCCCGCCAGGCGCCCGCATCGCCTTCGGCGGGAGGTGGGGAGGCATCCCCGGCCTCCCCCGCGCCGGCAGACGTCCGTCCGCCTGCGGGAGAAAACCGCCTCGCCGTGCGCGTGGGAATATTGCCGACGATCGACGCCTTCCCGCTCGTCGTCGCCGAGCGGACGGGCGCCTTTACCCGGAGGGGAATCGAGGTGACGCTCGTCCCCTTCCAGAGCGCTTCCGAGAGGGACAGCGCCTTTCTGGCGGGCCAGATCGACGGTATGGTGTCGGACCTCGTCGCCGCCTCCCTCCTCCGCGGGAGCGGCAAGGATGTACGCGTGACCGTAGCCCTCATGGAGGCTTCGCCGGAAACGCGCACCTTCGCCCTTCTCGGCTCTCCGCGCGTGGCCTGGCCGGATCCGCTCACGCCCGAGGCGCTGCGCGGCCGTCAGGTGGCGATGTCGCAAAACTCGGTGGTCGAGTACGTCGGCGACCGGTTCCTCGAACGGCTCGGCGTGGCCCCCCGGGAAGTCGTCAAGAGTTGGGTGCCCAAGATGCCCGACCGCATGACGATGCTCGCGGAAGGAAACGTCGACGCCGCCGTGCTCCCCGAACCGCTCGCCACCCTCGCGGAGAGGAGGGGTGCGCGCGTGCTCGTCGACGACCGGGGAAACAACCTCACGCACGCGGTCCTCGTCTTTTCTGGCCCCTTCCTCGCAGAGAACAGCCGCGCCATGGAAGGGTTCTTCGCCGCCCTGCGGGAAGCGGTAGATACGCTGAACGCCTCTCCCGAACGCTACCGCCGAGATTTCGTGGAGAGCGCCCGGGTCCCGCAGGAGCTCGAAGCCACCTACACCGTGCCGCGTTTCCCGCTCCCCGCACCCCCGCCGCGACAGGAAATCGAGGACGTGCTCGCCTGGCTCCGGGGGAAGGACCTTCTCTCGACCGAGGTCACGCCCGACATGCTCCTCGCACCGGGGTTTGGAAGCCGATGA
- a CDS encoding Negative regulator of genetic competence MecA — protein sequence MRIERISPDKVRFFLTPDDLAERQLDREDLWKDLPKVHELFHDMLEQAYYEVGFEARGPVAVEIFTLPAHGMVVVISRTAEDEAAYEEDGDESLQMEVLLAEREDVVVAFRDIEHVIAAAHKLAGILPHGGRLYAYRKLYVLYFPETLIREVGKSAQALAVLTEYGEAVSVSEAILEEYGKKIIAEDALGTLRAHFA from the coding sequence GTGCGGATCGAACGGATTTCTCCGGACAAGGTGCGTTTTTTCCTCACGCCCGACGACCTCGCGGAACGCCAGCTCGACCGGGAGGACCTGTGGAAGGACCTGCCCAAGGTCCACGAGCTCTTCCACGACATGCTCGAGCAAGCGTACTACGAGGTGGGCTTCGAAGCTCGGGGGCCTGTGGCGGTAGAGATCTTTACCCTTCCGGCGCACGGAATGGTCGTCGTGATCAGCCGTACGGCAGAAGACGAAGCCGCCTACGAGGAGGACGGAGACGAGAGTCTGCAGATGGAGGTTCTCCTCGCGGAGCGGGAAGACGTCGTCGTAGCCTTTCGCGACATAGAGCACGTCATTGCGGCGGCGCACAAGCTTGCGGGGATCCTCCCGCACGGCGGCCGGCTGTACGCCTACCGCAAGCTGTACGTCCTCTATTTCCCCGAGACCTTGATTCGCGAGGTGGGGAAGTCCGCACAGGCGCTCGCCGTGCTCACGGAGTACGGAGAGGCGGTGTCCGTGAGCGAGGCGATCCTCGAGGAATACGGGAAGAAGATCATTGCGGAGGACGCCTTGGGCACGCTTCGCGCGCACTTCGCGTGA
- a CDS encoding RNA-binding protein Hfq: protein MVKAQVNIQDTFLNQLRKDNIPVTVYLINGFQLRGFVRAFDNFTVVIESEGKPQLVYKHAISTFAPARPVNYQGAFAERAREERPEAAPTSQGESASP, encoded by the coding sequence GTGGTCAAGGCGCAGGTGAACATCCAGGACACCTTTTTGAACCAGCTTCGGAAGGACAACATCCCCGTGACCGTTTACCTCATAAACGGCTTTCAGCTTCGGGGGTTCGTCCGCGCGTTCGACAACTTCACCGTCGTGATCGAAAGTGAGGGGAAGCCGCAACTCGTGTACAAGCACGCGATTTCCACCTTTGCCCCTGCCCGCCCCGTGAACTACCAAGGGGCGTTTGCGGAACGCGCGCGGGAGGAGCGCCCGGAAGCGGCACCCACCTCGCAGGGTGAAAGCGCGTCCCCGTAA